The DNA segment AGGATGGGAGACAAATGACTGAAGAGGCTATAAAACAACAAAAGAAGCATTTAAGTGAGTTAGCGATGGATgattatgttgatgatgagATGATGAATGACTGGCAAAAGGTTACAGAGGactttgaaaagaaagatgatAACAAATTGCAGTTGGTAATCAACGAGGGTGATTCTGATGCGTTGGATAACCTAGATGATAAGGAGAAGTTGAAGCTTTTGAACACGTCGTTCCCGGAATTTGTTCCATtgttgaaagaattaaatgCGTTGAAGCCCAGATTAACCCAATACCAAGAACGGGAACGTAACCACTTAATAGAACTTAAAATCGTTGCCTTGTCCGCATATTTGAGTGCCATAACGTCATACTTTGCTATATTTGTGGATAACTTGAAGAGCGGAGAAACATTTGCTACAATGAAAGATAGTCCTGTAATGGAGAGCATTTTACAATCGAGGGAAGTTTGGAGACAAGCCAACGAATTACCTGATATGCCTGCTGACGAAAAGACACTTGATGATACAAACGAGGCTTTCGATTCCatcgaagaagatgaaatatcCGATGACGAGGAAGAAAACTTTGTGGATGCCATGGGtgataataaagaattacaAGATGAAAGTGAAGAATCTGACGAAGAATCCGACGAGGaaagtgaagaagatgaagatcgagaatttgatattgatatcaatTCAAAGCGTAACCTTAAATTACCATCTAAGAAGAAGGCTGTAGTTAATGACTTCACTGAAGTTGCCACACCagaagaagttgatatGGAAGAGAAGCAACGCCGTAAGCGTACCTTACGTTTCTACACTTCTAAGATTGATCAAGCTGCAGCAAAGAATAACCGTGAACGTTTGACCGGTGACTTGGATTTACCATATAAGGAAAGATTATTCGAGAGACAACAAAGActtattgaagaagcaaGAAAGAGAGGTTTGGGTGAAGACAAAGCCCAACTCGGTGACGACTTGGATAACGAAGAAGTTGGATCTGGTGACGAGCAACTTGCAAACgaaatcaatgatatcAAGGACAGTGGTGATGATTATTACGAAAGCATGAAGCAAAGCAAGATTCAGAAACAAGAGTCTCGTCGTAAGGCCCATGAAGATGCTGTGCAAGCAGCCAAGGAAGGCAAATTGGACGAGTTACAAGATGGATTGGGTGATGACGGAAAGAGAGCCGTTaatttccaaattcttAAGAACAAGGGTCTTACTCCTCATAGAAAGAAGGACAACAGAAACTCAAGAGTtaagaagagaaagaagtaTGAAAAGGCTCAAAAGAAACTTAAATCTGTCAGACAAGTCTATGACTCAAGCAATAGAGGTCCTTACCAAGGTGAAAAGACTGGTATTAAGAAAGGTTTGTCCAGATCTGTTAAATTGGTCTAATATTGTATGTATTAACTTGTATAGTAATCTATGTCTATTGCATATTTGAACATCTGTAGCATTCACGTGACTGAAATTTTGCTTTAAAGCATCAGAGTATCAGTAGAAGGCTAAGAGGATTGGGTCTAGATAGCATATAGTTAACTTCAATGGCAGATAAAGGATCGGCAGAACCAAGTAAGAATATAGAGGAAGATGGAACATCATACCCAATACGAAAGAAGCCTCAGGTAACGGTCGATGATTTATATAGACGATCGACACAGTATCAGCTTTGGTCTTTCACTTCAGAATCATTACAAGAAGCTAAACAGAAGATAAATGAAAAGGGCAGACAGCACGCAATCGAGGAATTTAATAAGGCTCTCTTGAAACTCAAGTCAGGATCTAAGGAGAATGTTGATAAATATCAAGCCGAATTAACTTCGGAGAAATTACTAGATCTACTTACactagaagaagaattaaaataccTAAACTTTTACTgtgaaaatattatcaaagtGGTTAATTCATTCAGAATGCCAACACAAGTGAAAGCAACGGCAGTATCgtttttcaagaaattttatttggttAACTCAGTAATGGAATATCATCCTAAGAACATATTATACACCTGTGTTTTCCTAGCAGCTAAGTCTGAAAATTACTTCATGTCCATAGAATCATTTTGTAAGGCACTCCCGAAGACAGAACCAAAGGATGTTCTCGATTTAGAATTTATAGTCCTACaatctttgaaattcaCGTTGTTAGTCCACCATCCATTCAGACCATTATATGGGTTTTTCCTTGATTTCCAAGCAGTATTATTACATCCTTCCCCCTTAATGTACGATGTCAATATCGATACAATTGGTGGAATGTATGATAAAGCCAAAAAGTGGTTAAGTGATTATGCATTGTTAAGCGACGTTGCATTTCTTTTCTCACCACCACAAATTGCCCTCGCTGCTATgtatgatattgataagaGAATAACGGATagatatttaaaaaaaaaattcttatCGGAACACCATtatgacgaagaaaatacTCAGGTAAAACTCGATACGATTAAAGAAGATCCAGAACTGAAGGCTGATAATTCGGCAGTGGATAACACCGTTAAAGATAATGACAAAGAGACAGATATGACACCGATGGAAATACATCAGGACAAAGAAAATCTAGAGGCTAAAACAGAAGATAATTCTAAGAGTGATATACATAAAATGCAAAGAGAACAATATGAAACTTTGGTTAGAACGATAAGGAAATGCATTAAAATAGCTAAACAAATACCACAAACTTCTCGGGAGGAAAGTGCGAAAGTCGACAAGAAGTGTTTCTTCGCATTAAACCCTAGTAgattgttgaagaagaagctcAGTAAATTGACTACGGGCAATGATGCTACCCCAGTTCCAGCTTCAAGCTGATCCTATAGTTTACctaattgaatatattcaagtatatatatatatatattaataagtgtaattaaatatattcatatcaGTCTTTTCTTGATGTGTTTTATACAGGtattaagaaattaatcAGGTCTAACGACTGAATgcaatatcatcaatacGCAAGATTGACTTGACACATTCAGATGCTAAAGTGATAGCACTAGAACTGACTAAAACTGGTTGCAAAACATGTTCGTCATATGTATTAGAAGCACCAGATCTTCTTACTGAAATACCGGCATTCTTCTCACCATTAGCATGTCTGTTTCTTAAATCAGTGACAACATTGATTGAGTTCAACCCAGCGTTTTCAGCTAAAGTTGTTGGAATAACTTCCAATGCTTGGGCAAATTCTTGATATACGAATTGTTCAACACCAGATAACTTGTTAGCTTCACTCATCAAGACTCTAGAAACTTCGATTTCTGGAGCACCACCACCAGCGATTAAAGCCTTTTCTTTGACCAAACATCTGACGACACAAAGAGCATCATGAATAGATCTTTCAGTTTCATCCAAGACAAGTTGATTGGCACCACGACAGACTATAGAAACAGTTGGTTTGACATTCTTTGCAGAGACACCATCAATCTTGACAATTCTTGAGCCAGAAGAttcgatttcttcaactaCATCAGCTGAACCTAATCTATCTTCAGTGAAGTTGTCAATGTCAGCAATTGGCTTACATCCGGTTGCCTTCGATAAGAATTCGATCTCATCTCTTTCAATGTCCTTGATGACCATGATATTTAACTTGGATAAGAAATGTAAAGCTAAATCATTGACGGCATCTCTCAAGATTGACTTCTGAATTAATAACACGTTACACTTTGATTTTTTGATCTTCTTACAAATGTTTAACAAGTAAGCCCTTTCTTCCTTTAAAATCTTATCCATCTGTCTATAATCATTAACCACGACATTGTTTTCCATGTCTGGCTTTGGAGGGGATAACTGGAATTGGATCAAAGCGATCTTCGCCTTATCAACTCTAACAGGACCGCCAGCAGTTTTAACAACATTTTGCGTCAATACCACCCCATTGACCAACTCAGTTTCGTCGATAGTACCACCCACCTTCTTGATTAATCTGATATCATTCAAGTCGACATTAGTATGCTCTTCATTCATAACCTTCAATACCGAATTGACGGCCAATGGTGACAACAACGACGAGTGTTGTGAAACAATCTTCGACGACAACGACGTTGATGCCGCTCTGATCAATGCCTCCTTGTCGTCCAAGCTAATCTTGTGCGACATTTCCAATAAAACTTCTGCAGATCTGGTGGCAGCCCTCTGGAATGATTCCGAAATCAACGTAGGGTGGATGCCCTTATTCAACAACTTTTCTGCTGCTCCCAACAATGATCCCGTTAATATAGCAACAGACGTGGTCCCATCTCCTGCTTCAACGTCCTGTGCCGCACTCACATCAACCAACATACGTGCTGCCGGGTGCAATACTGCCATATGTTTCAAGATCGTGGCCCCATCGTTGGAAATGATGATTTCGCCGTTTTTGGTCTTGATCATCTTGTCCATACCTTTTGGTCCCAATGACGTTCTAATTGCATCTGATACAGCTCTAGCCGCTAAGATATTACTCTTACGAACCTCTTGTGGCTTTTCTTTATCTCTGAAAGTGGCGTTGGATGGTGATCCTTTACCTACTTGTGATTGTGCCATATTTCTACTGATTGTATGTACTTTTTTCCTCTAGCGCCTTATCTGGACTCTTATACAACAATCCTTCAATGTCAGctaattgatttgattagAAATGTGAAATAATGGAGAATACGCCTTCTTTTGTTTCGCTATAATCATTTCGTTGGTGTATTTAATGGAAAGATGTTcgaaaaaaataaatgacACAAAAGCGACGCGAACATTTTGGCCGATGCTCATGTGACTAGGATATAAATCTTTAGCAGTTGACTAGGAAGACGCTTAGATGGCCCTTAAAACAGAATTATAATGACCGGTCAAGACTATTCTGTGTTCGAGGATCTAAAGGTCAGCAAGGAGCAAGTTATTGCGTGTTCGTATTCAAACTGGTACCGGAAATTCAGGCCATATGTGGCCAAATCGATCGTGATAAAGCCATTGCCAGATGAGTTCATCGAGTATTTGTCATCAGAAAGTATACGGTTACCGCAGGAAAACAAAGACGAAGTGGTTGCAGATAGCGATAACGAGTACAGTGACTGGTCGgacgacgaagaagatgCGCAGACCAACCCTACGGAGAGGTTTTCCGGGTTGCACGAAGAGATCAAGAATGGCATACGCCATTTGGGTAGTAAAGTGAGTCCCAAGTTGAATTGGTCGGCACCCAAGGATGCCAAATGGATCATGGCCAACAATACGACCAAGTGTGAGGATGTGTCGGACGTGTATTTACTCTTGAATGCGTCGGACCACATAGCACACGACATCGACGATGCATTCAACGAGTGTGGGGAGCCAGACTGCCACACACGTATTCCCTACGAGTTGGTGTTGCGCCAGTGGGTGGACATGAATCCGGCGTTGGAGTTCAGGGTTTTCATCAAGAACCGCATCGTAGTGGGGGTGTCCCAACGAGATTTGAACTACTACGACTACTTGGACAAGTTGGTGCCGACATTCAGACAGAAGATAGACGAAATGTTCACTGAAGTGATCAAACCAAGTCTCGACCACGACAACGTGATTGTCGACTTGTACATTCCCCGTCCGTTCGACAAGGTGTGGATCGTGGACTTCAACCCGTTTTCTAGGAAAACAGACTCGTTGCTCTTCACTTGGCACGAATTGCTCCAGATCAACCCCAAAGAAGTATACCAATATGAACTCAGACTTATATCCGAGACCAATCTTGGCCGTTTTTCCAAGAAGGAACACAGTGAGAACCAAGTACCCATCGATGTAATCGATGCTTCTGTTAACACCGACACCATGATAGAGTTGGCCAAGAAATGGCAAGATCTACAAGAGAAGGGTAAATAGGCACGTATATCCTAACGTCCATCATGCCCCTGAGGTGCCAGACGTCGCTAACAACTGTATATGGCTGGTGTATGACACTATGACACTAGAGTCCTGTTTGTGTATAGAATTGTATTTAGGCGAGGCTTGAGAATGTTATGGACGCATTCTGCAGAAGTTCGCAAATCTGAATTGGACCTTAATCGAGTTCCAGATTCAATACCAAGTTAAATAACAATaagtaataaattgatcCTTAATCAAACAGTAgatgaataaaaaaaacTGCTAACATGAGTGAGTTTACAGTTGAAAGagatgatatattatttccaGATTATAGAGGCCGGTTAACTGAAGGAGTGACATACAATCCGTCGAACAATACGTTAATTTGGGTTGATATTTTACAAGGAGAAGTCCACCGTGCATCATTACTTGAGGGAAAGTTTAGTGAAAGCCACGAAAGATTGAAATTTGAGGATCCAAAGGAGTCGATAGGGGCCATAGGGTTGACGAATGACGATAATGTGATTGTGATATGTGGCAAACAGGGGATCGGCAAGGGTTCGTTCAAGACAGGCCAGATCgaatattttttgaaatataaccATGACGAGACACAGAAGAAGAGGTTGAGGTCAAACGATGGGATCATTGATCCGTGGGGACACTTGTGGATTGGGGTTATGACCGACTTTGATATTTCTGAGCAAGAAGGAAAGATTTCGCCGGAAGGGAAGTTGTACAGAATTAATTGCCATGATTTGACCATTGAGACGATGGTGGATAACTGCTATATACCAAATGGGTTGGCGTTCTCACAGGACCGGAAACATTTTTACTGGACCGACTCGTTGACCTATACGATTTGGAAGTATGACTACGACTACATTTCTAATACGTTATCGAACAAGCGCGAGCACATTTCCGTGAAAGAAGTGGATGCTGTGAAGCAATTCAACAGTCCCGAGCCCGATGGGTTGGTGATGACTAGGTCTGGCGAAATATTTTCGGCTACATTTTCGACTAGCAGAGTGTTGCATTTTGACGAACACGGCAAGTATGTGGAGGCATATAAATTACCAGCAGAGAAAATAACTAGTGTAACTATAGGAGGAAAGTTGAACGATGAATTGTACATTACTACTGGTCACCCTCATTTAAGTCACCCGACAACTTCAATTGACCCCAACGATAAGACGGGCGACTTGGGCGGATTTCTTTTTAGATATCACTTGAACAAACCGCATGATGTCCATGTAAAGCATATCTGGGGCGGTAAATTGTGAAGTTGAATACATAGATCGGTGCTAcctaatatataataaactAAATATGACCATCATACGTGCTATTAATCTATTAAATGTACTACAGAAGTCTTCAAGTCCGAAGCCATAATGCGATATTTGTATATCTGCACTTGTTGAAGACCATCTATAAGATTCTGATCGCCTGCAATCAGACAGAAGAATGCATTCTGAGGACCTTGAAATGACTGGTGATCTGATACTGTTGTATATGCATTTGAAAGCTCATTTCTATGCAATGCTTTCACCCGGTTCAGCCCtcattcaacaaaaataataccCTTTCTACAAAATCCTCTACCAACTCGTTTTGCTCCAATCCACCGCTTCTCAAGTTTGTCAACTTGAGGTTAGCAATTTCCTTCCTGTTCTCTAGAACAGACTCACCAGTAATCGAAGCATCATTAATAATCTTTAAAATAACCGacaaatgaaattgaagcGACTTGAACTTGAGCATCGACTGAATCTGCGAATCGTTTATTAACTTGTCAAACTTACTTGCCGATTCATCCGTCAGTAATACTTCcttattttcttcgtctGCCTTATCCGTTTCGTCTATACGTTCATGAATATGAACAGGGTCTTTGAAGCAACCAATAGAACAGTAATTCACATTACATTTAGGACATTTgtattttgattcattaacATTGCAAATTCCACATATAGCCATTGTTTTTGGACTATCTTTAATGAATAGATCAACTGTTATAGGAAAGTTTTACGATGAGGTTTGTAGTTGCGATGCCGCAAGCATATACAAGGTTCCACATGAATATGTTACCATATTCGGAAGTCTACTTTCAGTTCACACGTACTCATGAAACGGTGGTTACTACCGCATTAAGCAGTTATAATACGGCGGAGACCAGATCTAGAAATAGGAAATTTCAGCAATCCAGGATGTTGCGTTTAAGAAAGCAAGACTTCATGCGCATGCCCGAAACAATAGGAAGCTCGTAATCATAGctcaaatataaaatttgaaatttatgGTCTGAGGATTTACCGATCACACAATAGGGGAGGATGTACAATTCAGATGAAGCCGAACTACTGCAAACAAAAATGATGAGATTCTATTATACAAAATGCCATAtatacaaaaataaaaccGTGCGCTAAAAGAAACGCTATATGCTATTATGCTTATTGATGTTGTTACTGAGCCGTAAAACCAAATTCGAAATTGGTAAACTCGTCTAGATTAATGCTGTTGCACAACTTTTCCATGCTTCCATAATCCATATTGCTGTATGTGCGTTTTCTATCAAGAGAAAATGGAGTTAATGGAGTCATAGGTGATTTGAGTGAAACAGTTGCAGGAGAAGTGAAGTTGTCATATAGTATGGGCGTAACAGGAATGGATAGCAGCGCGTCGGTTGTAGGAATAATTTTGGACTTGAGGTGGTGGAGAACATGACTTGACAGATTTGTATCGTTGAACATGACTTGCAAAAAGGTCCAGAAGTCATCATTATCGATTGCTGTAAACGAAAGCTTGTAGTCAACCACGGACAAAAAGTGGGATTCGAGCTGCTTGATGACTTTTAAATCGTAGGTGTAATTGGTATCACTGCTATTCGCAATGTTTGACCAAGTTTTGCACGAGTAGCATTGGTCATCGAAGGATTTATTGGCCAATATGAAAGACGTGAAAATAAGATGGCTGATCATCGACATGCCTTCCTCCAGATCAATCGAACATACTGTATTACTGGCATACTTGTATAAGTAGTACCAGCTTATTATCAGATTTATAGTTGAAAGCTGAGACGAGCGTATGATCCGTTTCAACTGGTTGCAATATTGAAGACAAAATTGTTTGTACGGTTTCTTGGAACTATTATCTCTGGTGAGTATATGGTACGATATTTTCATGAAAATATCTAGATATTGGTCCTCAAACATTtcatattatcattaggAGTGATTATTAGATTTGGGATAATTTGCAATCGCAAAATTCGATGCcagaaatatatatatatatatattaagaAGTTAAAACGTATCCAAGTGTTCCTGTAGCCTGGTACATAAATTTTTCCGGCATATTATGAATAAGTCACGTCGCAACTTCAGTTTCACCGTTACAATAACATATCCGAACTAACCATCTGGAGTTAAAGACTATCTGGCATCTgtaacaaaaaaattttctgCTTAAATGTAACAGGCAAATAAGCGCCCTCATATTTTTTTGTGCGCCACTTGATTTCACAAGCGTACAGTAAACAACAAGGccattattcatttatcGCAATTACAAAGCATGTATTACCTAAGGACAAGTGAAGCCAGTTATTCTTGCCGCAGGCGCGAACCTTCTAGCGTACGAACCCAAGCTGCGTAAACCGAAATTATAATCTGTGCACCAATATATGTAATGCAAATTGTGGTAGTGCCATTGTTTCAAAGTGCACGCATTGTCCACGcacaattaataaattgcatATATCAACGCGTACAACCTTAAATCGATCATGAAATGACTAGTCGCTCGGGCCTTGTATTACGCATTGTTCCATACTACCTCACCTATGCTTGCCCCCCTAGTTACACAATTGGTTGCTGCATTCTATAGGGGTAAGGGTATTGGGTCACGTACATTTTGGGGCTATTATTAGTTTTAAGCGTTTGTCAGGGCGTACGCGAGGGCTAGGCCATATATCTGTAATTTGTTACGCTTTCCCCTAAGTACACTGGCCTGTTACTCAGGGAAACTACCAGGTCATTTTGGTAAGTGACATCCGGCATATActaaaaatacaaaatgaaTTGTCGTGAGTATAGCGTGCACCGGTGCATATGCAGATGAACATCGACCAGTCCAATTCATGCGCCGATTTGagataatattattaatgtcGCTAACGTCGTTAGTTGTGCGACTTTTTGGCTTTTTTGACTGGCTGGCTGGATCTGACGTCATGGCGCTCATTATTTAGCTTGGTCATCGCGCCAAAAGGATTTCACGACCAACTATTGCAAATTGATAGCACTACCGCAAGCTATAGTATGTTAAGCACAACTCCTATTCCGATTACCGGTTGTTTCTAATTAATGAGATCAGTATTGACCAAAAACGTATAAGACGACCAAGGCTGATAAAAGCAGAGAAGAATGAGTCGTGTACGCGCACACGATACTCTATCCGGTGATTTTTTCACTGGGGCATTGCTGCTGTACGTTCCATG comes from the Debaryomyces hansenii CBS767 chromosome B complete sequence genome and includes:
- a CDS encoding SSU processome component SAS10 (similar to uniprot|Q12136 Saccharomyces cerevisiae YDL153c SAS10 small ribosomal subunit processosome component); the encoded protein is MARSRKSKVHEDVDLDEVDAFDANKEKILLNEAGNYRPRNGGHEDESSDEEVMELGEESEGSDSEDPEEANGDDSQDEEEEEEEKEEEEKGWGGRQNYYGGDDASDDEDGRQMTEEAIKQQKKHLSELAMDDYVDDEMMNDWQKVTEDFEKKDDNKLQLVINEGDSDALDNLDDKEKLKLLNTSFPEFVPLLKELNALKPRLTQYQERERNHLIELKIVALSAYLSAITSYFAIFVDNLKSGETFATMKDSPVMESILQSREVWRQANELPDMPADEKTLDDTNEAFDSIEEDEISDDEEENFVDAMGDNKELQDESEESDEESDEESEEDEDREFDIDINSKRNLKLPSKKKAVVNDFTEVATPEEVDMEEKQRRKRTLRFYTSKIDQAAAKNNRERLTGDLDLPYKERLFERQQRLIEEARKRGLGEDKAQLGDDLDNEEVGSGDEQLANEINDIKDSGDDYYESMKQSKIQKQESRRKAHEDAVQAAKEGKLDELQDGLGDDGKRAVNFQILKNKGLTPHRKKDNRNSRVKKRKKYEKAQKKLKSVRQVYDSSNRGPYQGEKTGIKKGLSRSVKLV
- a CDS encoding DEHA2B03388p (similar to uniprot|P37366 Saccharomyces cerevisiae YPR025C YPRc CCL1 cyclin) — protein: MADKGSAEPSKNIEEDGTSYPIRKKPQVTVDDLYRRSTQYQLWSFTSESLQEAKQKINEKGRQHAIEEFNKALLKLKSGSKENVDKYQAELTSEKLLDLLTLEEELKYLNFYCENIIKVVNSFRMPTQVKATAVSFFKKFYLVNSVMEYHPKNILYTCVFLAAKSENYFMSIESFCKALPKTEPKDVLDLEFIVLQSLKFTLLVHHPFRPLYGFFLDFQAVLLHPSPLMYDVNIDTIGGMYDKAKKWLSDYALLSDVAFLFSPPQIALAAMYDIDKRITDRYLKKKFLSEHHYDEENTQVKLDTIKEDPESKADNSAVDNTVKDNDKETDMTPMEIHQDKENLEAKTEDNSKSDIHKMQREQYETLVRTIRKCIKIAKQIPQTSREESAKVDKKCFFALNPSRLLKKKLSKLTTGNDATPVPASS
- a CDS encoding DEHA2B03410p (highly similar to uniprot|P39078 Saccharomyces cerevisiae YDL143w CCT4 cytosolic chaperoni CCT ring complex subunit); the protein is MAQSQVGKGSPSNATFRDKEKPQEVRKSNILAARAVSDAIRTSLGPKGMDKMIKTKNGEIIISNDGATILKHMAVLHPAARMLVDVSAAQDVEAGDGTTSVAILTGSLLGAAEKLLNKGIHPTLISESFQRAATRSAEVLLEMSHKISLDDKEALIRAASTSLSSKIVSQHSSLLSPLAVNSVLKVMNEEHTNVDLNDIRLIKKVGGTIDETELVNGVVLTQNVVKTAGGPVRVDKAKIALIQFQLSPPKPDMENNVVVNDYRQMDKILKEERAYLLNICKKIKKSKCNVLLIQKSILRDAVNDLALHFLSKLNIMVIKDIERDEIEFLSKATGCKPIADIDNFTEDRLGSADVVEEIESSGSRIVKIDGVSAKNVKPTVSIVCRGANQLVLDETERSIHDALCVVRCLVKEKALIAGGGAPEIEVSRVLMSEANKLSGVEQFVYQEFAQALEVIPTTLAENAGLNSINVVTDLRNRHANGEKNAGISVRRSGASNTYDEHVLQPVLVSSSAITLASECVKSILRIDDIAFSR
- a CDS encoding DEHA2B03432p (similar to uniprot|Q05791 Saccharomyces cerevisiae YLR215c CDC123 cell cycle nutritional control protein), which produces MTGQDYSVFEDLKVSKEQVIACSYSNWYRKFRPYVAKSIVIKPLPDEFIEYLSSESIRLPQENKDEVVADSDNEYSDWSDDEEDAQTNPTERFSGLHEEIKNGIRHLGSKVSPKLNWSAPKDAKWIMANNTTKCEDVSDVYLLLNASDHIAHDIDDAFNECGEPDCHTRIPYELVLRQWVDMNPALEFRVFIKNRIVVGVSQRDLNYYDYLDKLVPTFRQKIDEMFTEVIKPSLDHDNVIVDLYIPRPFDKVWIVDFNPFSRKTDSLLFTWHELLQINPKEVYQYELRLISETNLGRFSKKEHSENQVPIDVIDASVNTDTMIELAKKWQDLQEKGK
- a CDS encoding DEHA2B03454p (weakly similar to uniprot|P38235 Saccharomyces cerevisiae YBR053c) gives rise to the protein MSEFTVERDDILFPDYRGRLTEGVTYNPSNNTLIWVDILQGEVHRASLLEGKFSESHERLKFEDPKESIGAIGLTNDDNVIVICGKQGIGKGSFKTGQIEYFLKYNHDETQKKRLRSNDGIIDPWGHLWIGVMTDFDISEQEGKISPEGKLYRINCHDLTIETMVDNCYIPNGLAFSQDRKHFYWTDSLTYTIWKYDYDYISNTLSNKREHISVKEVDAVKQFNSPEPDGLVMTRSGEIFSATFSTSRVLHFDEHGKYVEAYKLPAEKITSVTIGGKLNDELYITTGHPHLSHPTTSIDPNDKTGDLGGFLFRYHLNKPHDVHVKHIWGGKL
- a CDS encoding DEHA2B03476p (similar to uniprot|P46973 Saccharomyces cerevisiae YJR055w HIT1) codes for the protein MAICGICNVNESKYKCPKCNVNYCSIGCFKDPVHIHERIDETDKADEENKEVLSTDESASKFDKLINDSQIQSMLKFKSLQFHLSVILKIINDASITGESVLENRKEIANLKLTNLRSGGLEQNELVEDFVERVLFLLNEG
- a CDS encoding DEHA2B03498p (no similarity); its protein translation is MRFVVAMPQAYTRFHMNMLPYSEVYFQFTRTHETVVTTALSSYNTAETRSRNRKFQQSRMLRLRKQDFMRMPETIGSS
- a CDS encoding DEHA2B03520p (some similarities with CA0817|IPF6339 Candida albicans IPF6339), whose amino-acid sequence is MFEDQYLDIFMKISYHILTRDNSSKKPYKQFCLQYCNQLKRIIRSSQLSTINSIISWYYLYKYASNTVCSIDSEEGMSMISHLIFTSFILANKSFDDQCYSCKTWSNIANSSDTNYTYDLKVIKQLESHFLSVVDYKLSFTAIDNDDFWTFLQVMFNDTNSSSHVLHHLKSKIIPTTDASLSIPVTPILYDNFTSPATVSLKSPMTPLTPFSLDRKRTYSNMDYGSMEKLCNSINLDEFTNFEFGFTAQ